A window from Shewanella livingstonensis encodes these proteins:
- the rplR gene encoding 50S ribosomal protein L18 codes for MDKKTSRLRRALRARKKIQELGVNRLVVHRTPRHIYAQVINPEAQVLAVASTVEKAVKELLKSTGNVDAAKAVGKIVAERAIEKGVATVAFDRSGFKYHGRVAALADAAREAGLKF; via the coding sequence ATGGATAAGAAAACATCTCGCTTACGTCGCGCGTTACGTGCACGTAAGAAGATCCAAGAGCTGGGCGTGAATCGTCTGGTTGTACATCGTACACCGCGTCACATTTATGCTCAGGTGATCAATCCTGAAGCTCAGGTGTTGGCAGTTGCTTCAACCGTGGAAAAAGCGGTTAAAGAGCTACTAAAGAGTACCGGTAACGTTGATGCGGCTAAAGCAGTAGGTAAAATTGTTGCTGAGCGTGCGATCGAGAAGGGCGTAGCAACAGTTGCGTTCGACCGTTCTGGTTTCAAGTATCATGGTCGTGTAGCTGCACTAGCAGATGCCGCTCGTGAAGCTGGCCTGAAGTTCTAA
- the rpsE gene encoding 30S ribosomal protein S5: protein MAKLEAQQKDDLQEKLIAVNRVSKVVKGGRIFSFTALTVVGDGNGKIGYGYGKAREVPAAIQKAMEKARRNMVTVELNAGTLHHPVKGRHTGSKVYMQPASQGTGIIAGGAMRAVLEVAGVHNVLSKAYGSTNPINIVRATVDALVHMKSPAQIAAKRGLNVDEIRG from the coding sequence ATGGCTAAATTAGAAGCTCAGCAAAAAGACGATCTGCAAGAGAAATTGATTGCAGTTAATCGTGTTTCTAAAGTAGTTAAAGGCGGTCGTATCTTTAGCTTCACTGCACTAACAGTTGTGGGTGATGGTAATGGTAAGATCGGCTATGGCTATGGTAAAGCGCGTGAAGTTCCAGCTGCTATTCAAAAAGCAATGGAAAAAGCCCGTCGAAATATGGTAACCGTGGAGTTGAATGCAGGTACTTTGCATCACCCAGTTAAAGGTCGCCATACTGGTTCTAAAGTTTATATGCAACCAGCATCACAGGGTACCGGTATTATTGCCGGAGGCGCAATGCGTGCCGTATTGGAAGTAGCAGGCGTTCATAACGTTCTGTCAAAAGCATACGGTTCTACTAACCCGATCAACATCGTTCGCGCAACTGTCGATGCGTTGGTGCACATGAAGTCACCAGCTCAAATCGCAGCAAAACGTGGCCTGAATGTTGATGAAATTCGGGGGTAA
- the rpmD gene encoding 50S ribosomal protein L30, whose amino-acid sequence MATKTLKVTQTKSSIGRLPKHRATLTGLGLRRINHTVEVEDTPSVRGMINKVYYMVSVEELG is encoded by the coding sequence ATGGCTACTAAAACTTTAAAAGTCACACAGACTAAAAGCAGCATCGGTCGTTTACCAAAACACCGTGCAACCTTAACCGGTTTAGGCCTACGCCGTATTAATCACACTGTCGAAGTTGAAGATACTCCTTCAGTTCGCGGTATGATTAACAAGGTGTACTACATGGTTTCGGTGGAGGAATTAGGATAA
- the rplO gene encoding 50S ribosomal protein L15, translated as MRLNTLSPAAGSKSAPKRVGRGIGSGLGKTAGRGHKGQKSRSGGGVRVGFEGGQMPLKIRLPKFGFTSRRALVTAEVRLLELAKVNGDVVDLNALKDANVITRNIQFAKIVLSGTIDRPVTVKGLKVTKGARAAIEAAGGKIEE; from the coding sequence ATGCGTCTAAATACTCTATCTCCAGCAGCAGGTTCTAAATCTGCTCCTAAGCGTGTAGGCCGTGGTATCGGTTCAGGTTTAGGTAAAACAGCGGGACGTGGCCATAAAGGTCAGAAGTCTCGTTCAGGCGGCGGTGTTCGCGTCGGTTTCGAAGGTGGTCAAATGCCACTTAAGATTCGTTTACCTAAGTTTGGCTTTACTTCGCGTCGCGCTTTGGTAACAGCTGAAGTTCGTTTACTCGAACTAGCAAAAGTTAACGGTGATGTTGTCGATTTGAATGCACTGAAAGATGCGAACGTTATTACTCGCAACATCCAGTTTGCGAAAATCGTTCTTTCAGGTACCATTGACCGCCCAGTGACTGTAAAAGGTCTTAAGGTAACCAAAGGTGCTCGTGCAGCTATTGAAGCTGCCGGTGGCAAGATCGAGGAATAA
- the secY gene encoding preprotein translocase subunit SecY — protein MAKPGLDLKSAKGGLSELKTRLLFVIGAIIVFRAGSFVPIPGIDAAVLAELFAQQKDTILGMFNMFSGGALERASIFALGIMPYISASIIMQLLTVVHPALAELKKEGESGRKKISQYTRYGTLVLGTLQSVGIATGLPNLMPGLVANPGLGFYFVAVVSLVTGTMFLMWLGEQITERGIGNGISILIFAGIVAGLPSAIGSTAEQARQGDMNVLVLLLLAVIVFAVTYLVVFVERGQRRIVVNYAKRQQGRKVFAAQSTHLPLKINMAGVIPPIFASSIILFPGTLAQWFGQNESMSWLSDFALAVSPGQPLYSLLYATAIIFFCFFYTALVFNPRETADNLKKSGAFIPGIRPGEQTSRYIDKVMTRLTLAGALYITFICLIPEFMLIAWKVQFYFGGTSLLIIVVVIMDFMAQVQTHMMSHQYESVMKKANLVNKANLDRFGK, from the coding sequence ATGGCAAAACCAGGACTTGATTTAAAAAGCGCGAAAGGCGGTTTATCTGAACTGAAAACTCGTCTTCTGTTCGTGATTGGTGCGATTATCGTCTTTAGAGCCGGTTCGTTCGTGCCAATTCCTGGTATTGACGCAGCTGTATTGGCAGAGCTCTTCGCTCAGCAAAAAGATACCATCCTTGGCATGTTTAACATGTTCTCGGGTGGTGCTTTAGAGCGTGCTTCTATCTTCGCATTAGGTATCATGCCGTATATTTCGGCATCGATCATAATGCAGTTGTTGACTGTTGTGCATCCCGCACTCGCTGAATTGAAAAAAGAAGGTGAGTCAGGTCGCAAGAAAATCAGTCAATACACTCGATATGGCACACTTGTGTTGGGTACGTTGCAATCTGTTGGTATTGCTACAGGGTTACCAAATCTCATGCCTGGCTTAGTTGCCAATCCTGGGTTAGGTTTTTATTTTGTAGCAGTTGTGAGTTTGGTTACAGGAACGATGTTCCTTATGTGGCTAGGTGAGCAAATTACCGAGCGTGGTATAGGTAACGGTATCTCGATATTGATTTTCGCAGGTATTGTTGCTGGTCTACCATCGGCCATCGGCTCTACAGCCGAGCAGGCGCGTCAAGGTGACATGAATGTATTAGTACTACTGTTGCTCGCTGTTATTGTATTTGCTGTAACTTATTTAGTGGTATTTGTGGAACGTGGTCAACGTCGTATCGTCGTTAACTACGCTAAGCGCCAGCAGGGCCGAAAGGTTTTTGCAGCGCAAAGCACACATTTACCATTAAAAATTAATATGGCAGGTGTGATTCCACCAATTTTTGCATCCAGTATTATTTTGTTTCCAGGCACACTGGCTCAGTGGTTTGGTCAAAATGAGTCTATGTCATGGTTAAGCGATTTTGCTTTAGCTGTGTCACCAGGACAACCGCTGTATTCATTATTGTATGCGACAGCAATTATCTTTTTCTGTTTCTTCTATACTGCGTTGGTTTTTAATCCACGCGAAACAGCTGATAATTTGAAAAAGAGTGGTGCATTCATTCCTGGGATCCGTCCCGGAGAACAGACTTCGCGTTACATAGATAAAGTGATGACACGTTTAACCTTAGCGGGTGCGTTATATATTACCTTTATCTGCTTAATTCCGGAGTTCATGTTAATCGCGTGGAAAGTACAGTTCTATTTTGGCGGTACTTCACTACTAATTATAGTAGTCGTGATCATGGACTTCATGGCTCAGGTTCAGACCCATATGATGTCTCATCAGTATGAGTCTGTGATGAAGAAAGCTAATCTTGTTAACAAAGCGAACTTAGATCGTTTTGGTAAATAA
- the rpmJ gene encoding 50S ribosomal protein L36, with product MKVRASVKKICRNCKIVKRSGVVRVICIEPKHKQRQG from the coding sequence ATGAAAGTTCGAGCTTCCGTTAAGAAGATCTGCCGTAATTGCAAGATCGTCAAGCGTAGTGGTGTTGTTCGTGTTATTTGTATTGAACCTAAGCACAAACAGCGTCAAGGCTAG
- the rpsM gene encoding 30S ribosomal protein S13, with protein MARIAGINIPDQKHTVIALTAIFGIGRTRARAICASTAIAETAKIKELSEAQIDILREEVAKYTVEGDLRREISMNIKRLMDLGCYRGLRHRRSLPLRGQRTKTNARTRKGPRKPIRK; from the coding sequence GTGGCCCGTATCGCTGGCATTAACATTCCTGATCAAAAGCATACAGTCATTGCGTTGACTGCTATCTTCGGCATTGGCCGTACACGTGCAAGAGCAATCTGCGCGTCTACAGCTATCGCTGAAACTGCTAAGATCAAGGAATTGAGCGAAGCTCAAATAGATATCCTACGCGAAGAAGTCGCCAAATACACCGTAGAAGGTGACTTGCGTCGTGAGATTTCAATGAACATCAAGCGTCTTATGGATCTTGGTTGTTATCGTGGTCTCCGCCATCGTCGTAGCCTGCCCCTTCGTGGGCAACGTACTAAGACCAATGCGCGTACGCGTAAAGGTCCACGTAAGCCAATAAGAAAGTAA
- the rpsK gene encoding 30S ribosomal protein S11: MAKVPSRSPRKRVRKQVADGMAHIHASFNNTIVTITDRQGNALSWATSGGSGFRGSRKSTPFAAQVAAERAGIAAQDYGVKNLEVFVKGPGPGRESAIRALNAVGYKITNITDVTPIPHNGCRPPKKRRV, from the coding sequence ATGGCTAAAGTTCCGTCACGTTCTCCGCGTAAGCGCGTACGTAAACAGGTTGCAGATGGCATGGCTCATATCCACGCGTCTTTCAACAACACAATTGTCACCATTACAGATCGTCAAGGTAATGCGTTGTCATGGGCTACCTCAGGTGGTTCTGGTTTCCGTGGTTCACGTAAATCAACACCATTCGCTGCACAGGTTGCTGCTGAGCGTGCAGGTATTGCTGCTCAAGACTACGGTGTTAAAAACCTTGAAGTTTTCGTGAAGGGTCCTGGTCCAGGTCGTGAATCAGCCATTCGTGCGCTGAACGCTGTTGGTTATAAAATAACCAACATTACCGATGTGACACCTATCCCTCATAATGGCTGTCGTCCACCTAAAAAGCGTCGTGTATAA
- the rpsD gene encoding 30S ribosomal protein S4 encodes MARYLGPKLKLSRREGTDLFLKSGVRAIESKCKLETAPGQHGARKPRLSEYGIQLREKQKVRRIYGVLEKQFRNYYKEAARLKGNTGENLLQLLEVRLDNVVYRMGFGSTRAESRQLVSHKSVMVNGRVVNIPSFKVSASDVVSIREKSRTQARIKAALEVASQREKPTWVEVDNAKMEGAFKRVPERSDLSADINEQLIVELYSK; translated from the coding sequence ATGGCAAGATACTTGGGTCCTAAGCTCAAGCTCAGCCGCAGAGAAGGTACAGACCTTTTCTTAAAAAGCGGTGTGAGAGCAATCGAATCGAAGTGTAAGCTAGAAACTGCACCAGGACAACATGGCGCACGTAAGCCACGTTTGTCTGAGTACGGTATTCAGCTTCGCGAGAAACAAAAAGTTCGTCGTATTTATGGTGTGCTAGAAAAGCAGTTCCGTAACTACTACAAAGAAGCTGCACGTCTAAAAGGTAATACTGGTGAAAACCTATTGCAACTTTTAGAAGTCCGTCTAGATAACGTCGTTTATCGTATGGGTTTCGGTTCTACTCGTGCAGAATCACGTCAGCTAGTAAGCCATAAATCTGTTATGGTTAACGGTCGTGTTGTTAACATTCCGTCATTCAAAGTGTCTGCGAGTGATGTTGTAAGCATCCGTGAAAAGTCACGCACTCAAGCTCGTATTAAAGCGGCTTTAGAAGTGGCTTCTCAACGCGAAAAGCCTACATGGGTTGAAGTCGACAATGCGAAAATGGAAGGTGCTTTCAAGCGCGTTCCAGAACGTAGCGATTTGTCTGCGGATATTAACGAACAGCTGATCGTCGAGCTTTACTCTAAGTAA
- a CDS encoding DNA-directed RNA polymerase subunit alpha translates to MQGSVTEFLKPRLVDIEQVNSTRAKVTLEPLERGFGHTLGNALRRILLSSMPGCAVTEVEIDGVLHEYSSKEGVQEDILEILLNLKGLAVTIEGKDEALLTLSKSGTGPVTAADITHDGDVTIVNPDHVICHLTGNNDISMRIRVERGRGYVPASARAQTEDDDRPIGRLLVDASFSPVARIAYNVEAARVEQRTDLDKLVIDMTTNGTIDPEEAIRRSATILAEQLDAFVELRDVTEQAVVEEKPEFDPILLRPVDDLELTVRSANCLKAEAIHYIGDLVQRTEVELLKTPNLGKKSLTEIKDVLASRGLSLGMRLENWPPASLVDDL, encoded by the coding sequence ATGCAGGGTTCTGTTACAGAATTTCTTAAACCGCGTCTCGTTGATATTGAGCAGGTTAATTCAACTCGCGCCAAAGTTACACTAGAGCCACTAGAACGTGGTTTTGGCCATACCTTAGGTAACGCGTTGCGTCGAATCCTATTGTCGTCTATGCCTGGCTGTGCAGTTACTGAAGTCGAAATTGACGGCGTACTGCATGAATACAGCAGTAAGGAAGGCGTACAAGAAGATATCCTTGAGATATTGCTTAACCTTAAAGGATTAGCAGTGACCATCGAGGGTAAAGACGAGGCTTTGCTTACATTAAGCAAGTCCGGCACAGGCCCTGTTACAGCAGCAGATATCACGCATGATGGTGATGTTACCATCGTGAATCCTGATCATGTTATCTGTCACTTGACTGGTAACAATGACATCAGCATGCGTATCCGTGTTGAGCGTGGTCGTGGTTATGTGCCTGCTTCGGCTCGTGCACAGACTGAAGACGATGATCGCCCAATCGGTCGCTTGTTGGTTGATGCTTCATTCTCGCCTGTAGCTCGCATTGCTTATAATGTCGAAGCTGCTCGTGTAGAACAACGTACTGACTTAGACAAACTTGTGATAGATATGACCACAAACGGTACTATCGATCCTGAGGAAGCCATTCGTCGTTCAGCAACAATTTTAGCAGAACAGCTAGATGCGTTTGTTGAATTACGTGATGTGACTGAGCAGGCTGTTGTAGAAGAGAAACCGGAGTTCGATCCGATTTTGCTGCGTCCTGTCGACGATTTAGAGCTAACTGTACGTTCGGCTAACTGTTTAAAAGCCGAAGCGATTCATTACATCGGAGATCTGGTACAACGCACTGAAGTTGAGTTGCTTAAAACCCCTAACTTAGGTAAGAAATCTCTTACTGAAATTAAGGATGTTTTAGCGTCTCGCGGACTGTCGTTAGGTATGCGTCTAGAAAACTGGCCACCGGCTAGTTTAGTAGATGACCTATAA
- the rplQ gene encoding 50S ribosomal protein L17 yields the protein MRHRKSGRQLNRNSSHRQAMFRNMACSIVRHEIIKTTVAKAKELRRVVEPLITLAKVDSVANRRLAFARTRDAEVVGKLFTELGPRFQERPGGYTRILKCGLRTGDKAPMAYIELVGRPEAAEAVEVEAAE from the coding sequence ATGCGCCATCGTAAGAGTGGTCGTCAACTAAACCGCAACAGCAGTCATCGTCAAGCTATGTTTCGTAACATGGCTTGTTCAATAGTTCGTCATGAGATAATCAAGACAACTGTTGCTAAAGCGAAAGAACTGCGTCGCGTTGTTGAACCTCTAATAACACTTGCTAAAGTTGACAGCGTTGCAAATCGCCGTTTAGCTTTCGCTCGTACCCGCGACGCTGAAGTTGTAGGTAAGTTATTTACTGAATTGGGTCCACGCTTCCAGGAACGTCCTGGTGGTTACACTCGTATTCTTAAGTGCGGTCTACGTACCGGTGATAAAGCCCCAATGGCTTACATCGAGTTAGTAGGTCGTCCTGAAGCTGCTGAAGCTGTTGAAGTAGAAGCTGCTGAGTAA